The following proteins come from a genomic window of Candidatus Dormiibacterota bacterium:
- a CDS encoding MopE-related protein codes for MRKIVALLFLSSLSCLLIVPYASASCETPTFVGHARGSYFLCADSTPVAALAYQLSDPLGTNTGPLDIACEAKDGVVCLNEAGSLGDGQTTIQTDWSDPQAHGCPVQPDGPRRLVIVVQGNDGNGLLVSLSGAAPEFGYGVEAAQKYDPAAPNLVQPLPCGTGAGKPEILAQSSNGNALNLTLHFRTPVVYSDCDPDSLGVLSGSNSCNDQFAPSTAVGRILARVGPCTTAPDLRDSQWFDTGVLPDASGDARLTIVAPAADLCLYVGSTTIINGSDSGAVTGFAFFQGISCVDADHDGVSTCQGDCDDADPARFPGNPEICDGLDNDCNGLVDDDANGLDTDGDGVPNACDNCPTIPNPGQDPSACDQRIEPITISFANPLGAGSGTVTWSTTHEVDVSAFNIAIFDAQGNRSQENAGPIQCEECITGLPHTYNFPVLKHKSGKNVFIELIRRNGVVELWGPATKQ; via the coding sequence ATGCGAAAGATTGTCGCCCTCCTGTTCCTCTCGAGCCTGTCCTGCTTGCTCATCGTCCCTTACGCCAGCGCCTCCTGCGAAACCCCGACGTTCGTCGGGCACGCGCGCGGTTCCTATTTCCTCTGCGCCGATTCGACGCCGGTGGCTGCCCTGGCGTATCAATTGAGCGACCCTCTCGGGACGAACACGGGTCCTTTGGACATCGCCTGCGAAGCGAAGGACGGTGTCGTGTGCCTCAACGAGGCCGGAAGCCTTGGAGACGGGCAGACGACGATCCAGACCGACTGGTCCGACCCACAGGCCCACGGCTGCCCGGTTCAGCCGGACGGACCCCGGCGTCTCGTCATCGTCGTCCAGGGGAACGACGGCAACGGTCTTCTCGTCTCCCTGAGCGGAGCCGCGCCGGAATTCGGATATGGCGTGGAAGCCGCGCAGAAATATGACCCCGCGGCGCCGAACCTCGTGCAGCCGCTGCCCTGCGGCACAGGCGCCGGAAAGCCGGAAATCCTGGCACAGTCCTCCAACGGGAACGCGCTCAACCTGACGCTGCATTTCCGAACGCCCGTGGTCTACAGCGACTGTGATCCGGATTCGCTCGGGGTGCTGAGCGGCTCCAACAGCTGCAACGACCAGTTCGCGCCCTCGACGGCCGTCGGCCGCATCCTGGCGCGTGTGGGACCCTGCACGACGGCCCCCGACCTGCGCGACAGCCAGTGGTTCGACACCGGCGTCCTGCCCGACGCCTCCGGCGACGCGCGCCTCACGATCGTCGCACCGGCGGCCGATCTTTGCCTGTACGTGGGCAGCACGACGATCATCAACGGGTCGGATAGCGGCGCCGTGACCGGTTTCGCGTTCTTCCAGGGCATCTCCTGCGTCGACGCCGATCACGACGGTGTGTCGACCTGCCAGGGAGACTGCGACGACGCCGACCCGGCGCGCTTTCCCGGGAACCCCGAGATTTGCGACGGCCTCGACAACGACTGCAACGGCTTGGTCGACGACGACGCCAACGGTCTCGATACGGACGGCGACGGCGTGCCGAACGCCTGCGACAACTGTCCCACGATTCCGAACCCCGGGCAGGATCCGTCCGCCTGCGATCAGCGGATCGAGCCGATCACGATCAGCTTCGCGAATCCGTTGGGCGCCGGCTCCGGGACAGTCACGTGGAGCACGACGCACGAGGTCGACGTCTCCGCCTTCAACATTGCGATCTTCGACGCTCAGGGAAACAGGAGTCAGGAGAATGCTGGCCCGATCCAGTGCGAGGAGTGCATCACGGGATTGCCCCACACCTACAACTTCCCCGTCTTGAAGCACAAGAGCGGCAAGAACGTCTTCATCGAGCTGATCCGGCGCAATGGAGTCGTCGAGCTCTGGGGACCGGCCACGAAGCAATAG